One genomic window of Mustela erminea isolate mMusErm1 chromosome 13, mMusErm1.Pri, whole genome shotgun sequence includes the following:
- the PRR14L gene encoding protein PRR14L isoform X7 encodes MCQEGNVQITTGTLLKSTEVQGIKVNGTKTDYNEGHKNGNVSKGLSAGCSEYPEIDKIMASGEVSETSTLVSLEPLTFVDPGLTEATSKEKECEELKTCPSWLSLLPGSSAISKVDNGKEEVCKLNLVCEADDNHQQILSHHNEKHSSAHGSPKATRNVIVTEPLGENSGISYFSSSLSGPQSRTPSLETCGFKGDGLPKGYAEKTGNSCFDGDDQSKNVATREENEQFLNPRSERGELFLVNARQPEEDASSHCPGEKETVASPKETIHGNSCVQGSIQTDRSSSSMPGSFTEATEQMFKKNDLKITLDTQGSLKNHEDHRETSTDMSHLGKHSEESSFSSLMPIKEPEQTTTTEPRTITEKIYSKDSNSFRSQRNLEGDTQLSEASYNEFLIERKSLVSLMREDQISPVNEVSKPKKDIAQLPPSLEFDYKPKSEQAVQAAQDDSSHLDEQNFACEMNELPCTNELVVNKIESECVLNQVPLNSQDHAKLPARRKMPLATSEDSQQSHHPPLEDGADVIADTQIISMKTKMKDVSPSGDKTCGASSNNPTLNIKPGSLERKSKVTDSGIVDLHSRIPSSKKEAAGLPQEVSVMECHSVQSQDLSSCPRVSKNAQEESMCSSCAAFESSRIITKVENSLITKCEDAFQLSSHHSQGREDSTESSTHKVSFTSEGSELSGEEIKGDKMRNRMAAGMLNSEALDKAISPTSHTQPSEEWLEGKEQDVPKETVFCKYKISDCATPELNIPANIPRPEKLLDQSLTIMFSSFKNRSQTVETLDQKGDEVLNCQHNQNGPDECRNEDKPAKETQDGEEREPVIAPNRDVSHNQKDLLVGSASNNPLSSGSSKKGNLKGDSQHISGSEESADDMPDIIYTNCSRKSTEGMLDFRASSTLDSGAGQDRLRLQETLVSTLSQRGELNAAFIGMIGQDSDFPDATSSTGQPLEIKKSCEEKVSRSLKDCEMEVCPDSCAHDIESVTDHEPNTRTLDRVNVSLNYIHHEEQVKETSLREIEGMIKGSRLEINSEFDKDSTFGISSKELLSSGCPDENPAPVRSLESIEIMPSYLSSHKNSESNVNSEETDLENLFKPKDGEMLCENMGHHTVLLETKEGAPGDGSNSSEGVRIDIGVQNLPLTIETGTKLREEKTEEHRRGPVGHLTVSEESEEMISREAGHGDKIRETPSKSQKMLGDEEQQRQRALDYMLQNEEEYIHQKEVHAILEQCTSSNMLSDELQDKNQAKDCKGGSTVMKEITLAKLAQGSRAAQFQKLEDPKEESLCHPLKRAMESCTGPCLHGAPQKAQGPDFAGCDEIHGAFGNTSYQKRVLPLKKQPHRTCKKVSFQEQVNMGKKISKIRSSAFFKSSSETVPTKAHRFLSSCAVPAPAQLEPEREPTRSLTSHIPKQKATPCHSLRSLNVRKPTKESALLSKLSILASKLVPATKTQKLRYRRCSSELLPVAKSYKRLRYKRLLDGFSYNTMQLNPYLAAGGWDKRPNSKPLTLYSLEAIKMSFIDLSNKVPSLLFGSEIFPVSFHMKSGSECMTESPRTFPEHCAPARLALGEAQRCLSQPPKWTFSFFLSHSCPGMATFREDTGLHGQACAQAPSQSPGPLQDYGGTAIVQTRAGCSVLGLHTLLALCSPGCYRIWTKKRSFSSHMPTMQRLFMTQFTQGLKGLRSPASIADKVFCSLPYSVGRVLSIWSQHGPSACPFEISALHSTHSKQQPTLSTTSSHTMLPYVPLPGMEASYNTSGSQMRLEPPFPALVPKSCLVTDSAVSKLLLSASEFQVPEFDELDSVAASCPHPQSSPPEEKEAEPEKRPKKVSQIRIRKTIPKPDPNLTPMGLPRPKRLKKKEFSLEEIYTNKNYKSPPANRCLETIFEEPKERNGTLISISQQKRKRVLEFQDFTVPRKRRARGKVKVAGSFTRAQKAALQSRELDALLIQKLMELETFFAKEEEDQERPSGC; translated from the exons AAGGAAATGTACAAATTACAACTGGAACTCTTCTAAAATCTACTGAAGTACAAGGTATAAAGGTCAATGGTACTAAGACGGATTATAATGAAGGACACAAGAATGGCAATGTGAGTAAAGGTCTCTCAGCTGGGTGCAGCGAATACCCAGAAATAGACAAAATCATGGCCAGTGGTGAGGTTTCAGAAACCAGCACATTAGTTTCCCTAGAGCCTTTAACCTTTGTGGACCCTGGATTAACAGAAGCaacttctaaagaaaaagaatgtgaagaaTTAAAAACTTGTCCTTCTTGGTTGTCATTGTTACCAGGGAGCAGTGCCATTTCCAAAGTGGACAATGGGAAGGAAGAGGTGTGTAAGTTAAACCTTGTCTGTGAAGCAGATGACAATCACCAACAGATTCTCAGCCACCATAATGAAAAACACAGTTCTGCCCATGGCAGTCCCAAAGCCACAAGAAATGTAATTGTTACAGAACCCTTAGGAGAAAACTCTGgcatttcctatttctcttcaaGTTTGTCTGGTCCACAATCCAGAACACCATCCTTAGAAACATGTGGTTTTAAAGGTGATGGCTTGCCAAAGGGATATGCTGAAAAGACAGGCAATTCCTGTTTTGATGGGGACGATCAAAGCAAGAACGTGGCTACTAGAGAGGAAAATGAACAGTTTTTGAACCCCAGGAGTGAAAGAGGGGAACTCTTTCTTGTTAACGCCAGGCAACCAGAAGAGGATGCTAGCAGTCATTGTCCTGGTGAAAAAGAGACTGTTGCCTCCCCCAAAGAGACTATCCATGGTAACTCTTGTGTTCAAGGCAGTATCCAGACAGACAGGTCTAGTTCTTCAATGCCTGGTTCTTTCACTGAAGCCACggaacaaatgtttaaaaaaaatgatctgaaaatCACTCTAGACACTCAAGGTAGCTTGAAAAACCATGAGGACCATAGAGAAACTTCTACTGATATGAGCCATTTAGGCAAACACTCTGAAGAGAGCAGCTTTTCCTCCTTAATGCCAATTAAGGAGCCAGAACAGACAACCACTACAGAGCCCAGAACGATAACTGAAAAGATTTACAGTAAAGACTCTAACTCATTCCGCTCCCAGAGAAATCTGGAAGGCGACACCCAGTTAAGTGAAGCATCATATAATGAATTTCTGATTGAAAGAAAATCCCTTGTGAGTTTAATGCGTGAGGACCAGATAAGTCCTGTGAATGAGGTGTCAAAACCCAAGAAAGATATTGCTCAGTTACCACCATCCCTAGAATTTGATTACAAACCCAAGTCAGAACAAGCTGTACAGGCCGCACAGGACGATAGTTCACATTTAGATGAACAGAACTTTGCCTGTGAGATGAATGAACTTCCTTGTACCAATGAACTGGTtgtaaacaaaatagaaagtgaaTGTGTTTTAAATCAAGTGCCCCTTAATTCTCAAGACCACGCTAAGTTGCCAGCTCGAAGAAAGATGCCTTTAGCAACAAGTGAGGATTCCCAACAGAGCCATCACCCTCCATTAGAGGATGGAGCAGATGTCATTGCTGATACCCAAATCATTTCcatgaagacaaaaatgaaagatgTCTCTCCATCAGGTGACAAAACCTGTGGTGCCTCATCAAACAACCCCACCTTAAACATCAAACCAGGAAGcctagaaagaaaaagcaaagtgacGGATTCTGGAATAGTCGATCTACATTCCAGAATTCCCTCAAGTAAGAAAGAAGCAGCAGGCTTGCCTCAAGAGGTCTCTGTTATGGAATGTCATAGTGTTCAATCTCAGGATCTCTCTAGCTGTCCTCGTGTAAGTAAAAATGCACAAGAAGAGAGTATGTGTTCTTCTTGTGCTGCTTTTGAGTCCAGCAGAATCATTACAAAGGTTGAAAACTCTTTGATAACCAAGTGTGAAGATGCATTTCAGCTCAGCAGTCACCACTCGCAAGGAAGAGAAGACTCCACAGAAAGTAGCACCCACAAAGTGAGTTTTACTTCGGAGGGAAGTGAACTTTCTGGGgaagaaattaaaggagataaGATGAGAAACAGAATGGCAGCAGGCATGTTAAATAGTGAAGCTTTAGACAAGGCCATTTCCCCCACTAGTCACACCCAGCCCAGTGAGGAATGGCtagaaggaaaggaacaggaTGTACCTAAAGAGACTGTGTTTTGCAAGTATAAAATCTCTGACTGTGCCACACCAGAACTAAACATACCTGCAAACATTCCAAGGCCTGAAAAATTGTTGGACCAGTCTCTTACTATTATGTTCTCCAGTTTCAAAAACAGGAGCCAAACAGTTGAAACTCTTGATCAGAAAGGAGATGAAGTCCTTAACTGCCAGCATAATCAAAATGGACCAGATGAATGCAGGAATGAAGATAAACCAGCTAAGGAGACACAAGATGGTGAAGAGAGAGAGCCTGTCATAGCACCTAACAGAGACGTAAGCCACAACCAAAAGGATCTGCTAGTTGGTTCAGCCAGTAACAACCCATTGTCCAGTGGTAGTTCAAAGAAAGGCAATTTGAAAGGAGACTCTCAACATATTTCTGGTAGTGAGGAGTCCGCAGATGACATGCCAGACATCATCTACACGAACTGCAGTAGAAAGTCTACAGAAGGCATGTTAGACTTCAGAGCATCTAGTACTCTTGACAGTGGTGCAGGGCAGGATAGACTGAGGTTACAGGAAACCTTGGTGAGTACTCTATCTCAGAGAGGAGAACTGAATGCTGCATTTATCGGAATGATTGGCCAGGACTCAGATTTCCCAGATGCTACGTCCTCTACAGGGCAGcctctggaaattaaaaaatcatgtgaAGAGAAAGTAAGCAGATCATTAAAAGATTGTGAAATGGAAGTGTGCCCAGACTCTTGTGCCCATGATATAGAGTCTGTTACAGATCATGAACCAAATACAAGAACACTGGATAGAGTAAATGTGTCCTTAAATTATATTCATCATGAAGAGCAAGTTAAAGAAACATCTCTTAGAGAAATAGAAGGAATGATTAAAGGATCAAGACTGGAAATAAATTCTGAGTTTGATAAGGACAGTACCTTTGGAATTTCCTCGAAAGAGTTGCTATCTTCTGGATGTCCAGATGAGAACCCTGCTCCCGTACGGAGCCTGGAATCCATTGAGATAATGCCTTCATATCTGTCTTCTCACAAAAATTCAGAAAGTAATGTTAATAGTGAGGAAACTGACctggaaaatctttttaaaccaaaAGATGGTGAAATGCTTTGTGAAAACATGGGGCATCACACTGTCCTGCTTGAGACGAAGGAAGGAGCACCAGGAGATGGGAGTAATTCTAGTGAAGGAGTCAGAATAGACATTGGTGTGCAAAATTTGCCTTTGACAATAGAAACAGGAACTAaattgagagaagaaaaaactgaagaaCATCGGAGGGGACCCGTGGGTCACTTAACTGTCAGCGAAGAGTCTGAGGAGATGATTTCCAGAGAAGCTGGTCATGGTGATAAAATAAGAGAGACCCCCTCTAAGTCCCAGAAGATGCTTGGTGATGAAGAGCAGCAAAGGCAGAGGGCTTTGGACTACATGTTGCAGAATGAAGAGGAATATATACATCAAAAAGAAGTACACGCGATATTGGAACAATGCACATCATCTAACATGTTATCAGATGAGTTGCAAGATAAGAACCAAGCTAAAGATTGCAAAGGTGGGTCCACTGTGATGAAGGAAATCACCCTAGCAAAGCTGGCCCAGGGCAGCAGAGCTGCACAGTTCCAGAAGTTGGAAGATCCAAAGGAGGAAAGCTTGTGTCATCCATTAAAAAGGGCCATGGAGTCGTGCACAGGTCCTTGCCTTCATGGTGCCCCTCAGAAAGCACAAGGCCCCGATTTTGCTGGGTGTGATGAAATACATGGTGCCTTTGGGAACACTTCATATCAGAAAAGAGTGCTTCCCTTAAAGAAGCAGCCCCATCGAACATGTAAGAAAGTTTCCTTTCAGGAGCAAGtcaacatggggaaaaaaataagtaaaatcagaagCTCTGCCTTTTTCAAGAGTTCCTCTGAAACCGTCCCCACAAAAGCACACAGATTTCTCAGTTCATGTGCCGTGCCTGCACCTGCACAGTTGGAACCTGAAAGAGAACCAACCAGGAGCTTAACGAGCCACATACCAAAGCAGAAGGCGACTCCATGCCATTCCTTGAGGAGCCTGAATGTTAGGAAGCCTACCAAAGAATCAGCCTTACTTAGCAAGCTGTCCATTCTTGCCTCCAAACTGGTCCCAGCCACAAAGACCCAGAAACTAAGATATCGGCGGTGTTCCTCTGAACTTCTTCCAGTGGCTAAAAGCTACAAGCGGCTCAGATACAAAAGGCTTCTGGATGGATTTTCATACAATACAATGCAGCTGAATCCCTATTTGGCAGCTGGCGGATGGGATAAGAGACCTAACAGTAAGCCCTTGACACTTTATTCACTCGAAGCCATCAAAATGAGCTTCATAGATTTGAGCAACAAGGTGCCATCACTGCTGTTTGGTTCGGAAATTTTCCCAGTATCTTTTCACATGAAATCGGGCTCTGAGTGCATGACCGAGTCCCCAAGGACTTTTCCTGAGCACTGTGCTCCAGCCAGGCTCGCCTTAGGAGAGGCCCAAAGGTGCCTGTCTCAACCTCCCAAGtggaccttttcttttttcttgtcccACAGTTGTCCTGGGATGGCCACATTCAGGGAAGACACTGGCCTCCATGGTCAGGCATGTGCCCAGGCTCCTTCACAGTCTCCAGGTCCTCTCCAAGACTATGGAGGCACTGCCATAGTCCAGACCAGAGCAGGCTGCTCTGTACTTGGCCTTCACACACTTCTAGCACTTTGTTCTCCTGGATGTTACAGAATCTGGACAAAAAAACGGAGCTTCTCTAGTCACATGCCTACCATGCAGAGGCTCTTCATGACCCAGTTTACACAGGGCTTAAAAGGGTTAAGATCTCCAGCCTCCATAGCAGACAAGGTCTTCTGTTCTCTTCCCTACTCGGTGGGCCGAGTGCTTTCCATTTGGAGCCAGCATGGgccttctgcctgccccttcgAAATCTCTGCTCTTCATTCCACTCACAGCAAGCAGCAGCCAACTCTAAGCACCACGAGCAG CCACACCATGTTACCATATGTGCCTCTTCCAGGCATGGAAGCTTCTTATAACACCAGTGGCAGTCAGATGAG ACTAGAGCCTCCATTCCCTGCCTTGGTACCAAAGTCTTGCCTGGTAACAGACTCAGCTGTCAGCAAGCTCCTGCTTTCAGCCTCCGAGTTCCAGGTTCCTGAGTTTGATGAGCTGGATAGTGTGGCAGCGTCATGCCCCCATCCACAGAGCAGCCCTCCAGAAGAGAAGGAG gctGAGCCAGAGAAGAGGCCAAAGAAAGTCTCACAGATTCGTATCCGGAAAACCATTCCTAAGCCAGACCCTAATCTTACCCCTATGGGCCTTCCTCGACCCAAAAG GTTGAAGAAAAAAGAGTTTAGTTTAGAAGAAATCTATACCAATAAGAATTATAAGTCTCCTCCTGCAAACAG GTGTTTGGAGACCATCTTTGAGGAACCTAAGGAACGAAATGGTACGCTAATCTCAATCAGCCAACAGAAGAGAAAACGAGTTCTAGAATTTCAGGATTTTACCGTCCCACGAAAGAGGAGAGCTCGTGGTAAGGTCAAGGTGGCAGGCAGCTTTACCAGGGCACAGAAGGCAGCTCTGCAGAGTCGGGAGCTCGATGCTCTGTTGATACAGAAACTAATGGAATTGGAGACATTTTTTGCCAAGGAAGAGGAGGATCAGGAGCGACCATCTGGTTGTTGA